A region from the Ptychodera flava strain L36383 chromosome 12, AS_Pfla_20210202, whole genome shotgun sequence genome encodes:
- the LOC139145305 gene encoding mediator of RNA polymerase II transcription subunit 15-like isoform X31: MNYQVTLTQDPMSALQGLTAMAQQQSRPQQQPMPPASVPAPTQQLQQMAQQQLQQQQQQQYQQQQQLRMAQQAQMQAQQRQQMQQHPLQTQPPRAAILQQMQHQQQQQQNLQQKVVPPMATVQGNMSAMPPQQQPIGPPQQHVPQPMPPQRPMPGQQPPPQQPPTVSQAVVSPAMSVVSQQRSPAPGALQHQHQQQQPPPHPQANQQQAPQPPHSSQPMASPASYMQPSPSQPHSISQPLASPASYMQPSPSQPHHISQPMASPVGYIPQPSPSQQHHISQSLQSPASYLQPSPSPQPPSHGSGSGTGAGGTTTSAVPSPAQASSASSSVRTPAAVQSPGSALNTPGLSSLIFSWNPSSVGASPSPSQATGRNPADDQAYIEKWKQLAKYIDPLTRMINKVSKDEDRKNELNKMKNLLDILQDPNRRMPIHTLLKCEQVLEKLELQIRPSTSTSTTSTTLATDKQSKQPHQQHMCQPLLDAILQHIKSPMLNHTLQRTFGPAMQAIHGTPISYPTPPAKRMKVEKEESSIPHVVQGEVARLNYKFKVNLDPAHHTGSKAIHLICKLDDKYLPSVPPISITLPENYPQSSPQCEPNSPEYGATPFLQSVQRTLTSQLLRMPDRYSLSQVLDAWEMSVRQACAS, encoded by the exons CCCAAGACCCAATGAGTGCACTGCAGGGACTGACTGCCATGGCACAGCAGCAAAGCCGACCGCAACAGCAGCCCATGCCGCCTGCCTCTGTTCCAGCCCCAACGCAGCAACTGCAGCAGATGGCACAGCAGCAActgcagcagcagcaacagcagcagTACCAGCAACAGCAGCAACTTCGAATGGCCCAACAAG CTCAAATGCAGGCCCAGCAGAGACAGCAAATGCAGCAACACCCTCTCCAAACCCAGCCACCGAGGGCAGCAATACTTCAACAGATGCAGCaccaacaacagcaacaacagaaTCTCCAACAAAAAGTTGTT CCCCCAATGGCGACCGTCCAGGGCAACATGTCAGCCATGCCACCCCAGCAGCAACCAATAGGTCCACCTCAACAGCATGTTCCACAGCCCATGCCACCACAGAGACCCATGCCAGGCCAACAACCTCCACCACAG CAGCCACCGACTGTTAGCCAAGCTGTTGTATCGCCAGCGATGTCTGTTGTGTCCCAGCAGCGGTCCCCTGCACCAGGTGCTCTACAACACCAACATCAACAGCAGCAACCTCCTCCCCATCCTCAGGCAAATCAACAACAGGCTCCACAGCCCCCTCACAG TTCCCAACCTATGGCATCTCCTGCTAGTTACATGCAGCCTTCTCCAAGCCAGCCACATAGCAT tTCTCAACCTCTGGCATCACCAGCAAGTTACATGCAGCCTTCACCCAGCCAACCACATCACAT ttctCAGCCAATGGCGTCACCAGTTGGTTATATTCCACAGCCTTCTCCCAGTCAGCAGCACCACAT TTCTCAGTCTCTGCAGTCGCCGGCGAGTTATCTCCAACCCTCCCCTTCTCCTCAACCTCCCTCCCATGGCAGTGGTAGCGGCACTGGTGCCGGTGGTACAACAACCAGTGCTGTGCCATCTCCAGCTCAGGCATCCTCGGCATCAAGTTCAGTGAGAACACCTGCTGCAGTGCAGTCACCTGGCAGTGCTCTGAACACACCTG GTCTATCCagcttaatattttcat GGAATCCTAGTTCAGTTGGTGCTTCACCGAGCCCTAGCCAGGCAACAGGCAGAAATCCAGCAGATGACCAGGCCTACATAGAGAAATGGAAGCAACTGGCAAAGTACATCGACCCACTAACCAGAATGATCAATAAAGTCAGCAAGGATGAAG ACCGCAAGAATGAACTGAATAAAATGAAGAATCTGCTTGATATTTTACAAGATCCTAACAGAAGGATGCCAATACATACATTATTGAAATGTGAACAGGTGCTAGAGAAATTAGAGTTACAGATCAGACCG TCAACGAGTACATCCACTACGTCAACAACTCTTGCCACAGACAAACAGAGCAAACAACCACATCAACAACACATGTGTCAGCCTCTACTGGATGCCATACTACAACACATCAAATCACCCATGCTGAACCACACACTACAGAGAACATTTGGTCCCGCTATGCAGGCTATACACGGAACTCCCATTAG TTATCCAACTCCCCCAGCAAAACGTATGAAAGTAGAGAAGGAGGAGTCCAGTATACCTCATGTTGTACAGGGAGAAGTTGCCAGACTCAACTACAAGTTCAAAGTCAATCTGGACCCAGCTCATCACACAGGCAGTAAAGCTATTcatttgatatgtaaattag ATGACAAGTATTTACCGAGTGTCCCACCTATAAGTATCACTCTTCCAGAGAACTACCCACAGTCAAGTCCTCAGTGTGAACCCAACTCACCAGAATATG gTGCTACACCATTCCTCCAGTCAGTTCAAAGGACATTGACCTCTCAGTTACTGAGAATGCCGGATAGATACTCATTATCTCAAGTGTTAGATGCATGGGAGATGAGTGTCAGGCAAGCGTGTGCTTCATAA
- the LOC139145305 gene encoding mediator of RNA polymerase II transcription subunit 15-like isoform X30 encodes MFYPYYYSKKEAEGKARQQAAAAAAAAAAASAQDPMSALQGLTAMAQQQSRPQQQPMPPASVPAPTQQLQQMAQQQLQQQQQQQYQQQQQLRMAQQAQMQAQQRQQMQQHPLQTQPPRAAILQQMQHQQQQQQNLQQKVVPPMATVQGNMSAMPPQQQPIGPPQQHVPQPMPPQRPMPGQQPPPQQPPTVSQAVVSPAMSVVSQQRSPAPGALQHQHQQQQPPPHPQANQQQAPQPPHSSQPMASPASYMQPSPSQPHSISQPLASPASYMQPSPSQPHHISQSLQSPASYLQPSPSPQPPSHGSGSGTGAGGTTTSAVPSPAQASSASSSVRTPAAVQSPGSALNTPGLSSLIFSWNPSSVGASPSPSQATGRNPADDQAYIEKWKQLAKYIDPLTRMINKVSKDEDRKNELNKMKNLLDILQDPNRRMPIHTLLKCEQVLEKLELQIRPSTSTSTTSTTLATDKQSKQPHQQHMCQPLLDAILQHIKSPMLNHTLQRTFGPAMQAIHGTPISYPTPPAKRMKVEKEESSIPHVVQGEVARLNYKFKVNLDPAHHTGSKAIHLICKLDDKYLPSVPPISITLPENYPQSSPQCEPNSPEYGATPFLQSVQRTLTSQLLRMPDRYSLSQVLDAWEMSVRQACAS; translated from the exons CCCAAGACCCAATGAGTGCACTGCAGGGACTGACTGCCATGGCACAGCAGCAAAGCCGACCGCAACAGCAGCCCATGCCGCCTGCCTCTGTTCCAGCCCCAACGCAGCAACTGCAGCAGATGGCACAGCAGCAActgcagcagcagcaacagcagcagTACCAGCAACAGCAGCAACTTCGAATGGCCCAACAAG CTCAAATGCAGGCCCAGCAGAGACAGCAAATGCAGCAACACCCTCTCCAAACCCAGCCACCGAGGGCAGCAATACTTCAACAGATGCAGCaccaacaacagcaacaacagaaTCTCCAACAAAAAGTTGTT CCCCCAATGGCGACCGTCCAGGGCAACATGTCAGCCATGCCACCCCAGCAGCAACCAATAGGTCCACCTCAACAGCATGTTCCACAGCCCATGCCACCACAGAGACCCATGCCAGGCCAACAACCTCCACCACAG CAGCCACCGACTGTTAGCCAAGCTGTTGTATCGCCAGCGATGTCTGTTGTGTCCCAGCAGCGGTCCCCTGCACCAGGTGCTCTACAACACCAACATCAACAGCAGCAACCTCCTCCCCATCCTCAGGCAAATCAACAACAGGCTCCACAGCCCCCTCACAG TTCCCAACCTATGGCATCTCCTGCTAGTTACATGCAGCCTTCTCCAAGCCAGCCACATAGCAT tTCTCAACCTCTGGCATCACCAGCAAGTTACATGCAGCCTTCACCCAGCCAACCACATCACAT TTCTCAGTCTCTGCAGTCGCCGGCGAGTTATCTCCAACCCTCCCCTTCTCCTCAACCTCCCTCCCATGGCAGTGGTAGCGGCACTGGTGCCGGTGGTACAACAACCAGTGCTGTGCCATCTCCAGCTCAGGCATCCTCGGCATCAAGTTCAGTGAGAACACCTGCTGCAGTGCAGTCACCTGGCAGTGCTCTGAACACACCTG GTCTATCCagcttaatattttcat GGAATCCTAGTTCAGTTGGTGCTTCACCGAGCCCTAGCCAGGCAACAGGCAGAAATCCAGCAGATGACCAGGCCTACATAGAGAAATGGAAGCAACTGGCAAAGTACATCGACCCACTAACCAGAATGATCAATAAAGTCAGCAAGGATGAAG ACCGCAAGAATGAACTGAATAAAATGAAGAATCTGCTTGATATTTTACAAGATCCTAACAGAAGGATGCCAATACATACATTATTGAAATGTGAACAGGTGCTAGAGAAATTAGAGTTACAGATCAGACCG TCAACGAGTACATCCACTACGTCAACAACTCTTGCCACAGACAAACAGAGCAAACAACCACATCAACAACACATGTGTCAGCCTCTACTGGATGCCATACTACAACACATCAAATCACCCATGCTGAACCACACACTACAGAGAACATTTGGTCCCGCTATGCAGGCTATACACGGAACTCCCATTAG TTATCCAACTCCCCCAGCAAAACGTATGAAAGTAGAGAAGGAGGAGTCCAGTATACCTCATGTTGTACAGGGAGAAGTTGCCAGACTCAACTACAAGTTCAAAGTCAATCTGGACCCAGCTCATCACACAGGCAGTAAAGCTATTcatttgatatgtaaattag ATGACAAGTATTTACCGAGTGTCCCACCTATAAGTATCACTCTTCCAGAGAACTACCCACAGTCAAGTCCTCAGTGTGAACCCAACTCACCAGAATATG gTGCTACACCATTCCTCCAGTCAGTTCAAAGGACATTGACCTCTCAGTTACTGAGAATGCCGGATAGATACTCATTATCTCAAGTGTTAGATGCATGGGAGATGAGTGTCAGGCAAGCGTGTGCTTCATAA
- the LOC139145305 gene encoding mediator of RNA polymerase II transcription subunit 15-like isoform X25: protein MFYPYYYSKKEAEGKARQQAAAAAAAAAAASAQDPMSALQGLTAMAQQQSRPQQQPMPPASVPAPTQQLQQMAQQQLQQQQQQQYQQQQQLRMAQQAQMQAQQRQQMQQHPLQTQPPRAAILQQMQHQQQQQQNLQQKVVPPMATVQGNMSAMPPQQQPIGPPQQHVPQPMPPQRPMPGQQPPPQMHRLPVASPNYDHGYYEPGMVAMQQPPTVSQAVVSPAMSVVSQQRSPAPGALQHQHQQQQPPPHPQANQQQAPQPPHSSQPMASPASYMQPSPSQPHSISQPLASPASYMQPSPSQPHHISQSLQSPASYLQPSPSPQPPSHGSGSGTGAGGTTTSAVPSPAQASSASSSVRTPAAVQSPGSALNTPGNPSSVGASPSPSQATGRNPADDQAYIEKWKQLAKYIDPLTRMINKVSKDEDRKNELNKMKNLLDILQDPNRRMPIHTLLKCEQVLEKLELQIRPSTSTSTTSTTLATDKQSKQPHQQHMCQPLLDAILQHIKSPMLNHTLQRTFGPAMQAIHGTPISYPTPPAKRMKVEKEESSIPHVVQGEVARLNYKFKVNLDPAHHTGSKAIHLICKLDDKYLPSVPPISITLPENYPQSSPQCEPNSPEYGATPFLQSVQRTLTSQLLRMPDRYSLSQVLDAWEMSVRQACAS from the exons CCCAAGACCCAATGAGTGCACTGCAGGGACTGACTGCCATGGCACAGCAGCAAAGCCGACCGCAACAGCAGCCCATGCCGCCTGCCTCTGTTCCAGCCCCAACGCAGCAACTGCAGCAGATGGCACAGCAGCAActgcagcagcagcaacagcagcagTACCAGCAACAGCAGCAACTTCGAATGGCCCAACAAG CTCAAATGCAGGCCCAGCAGAGACAGCAAATGCAGCAACACCCTCTCCAAACCCAGCCACCGAGGGCAGCAATACTTCAACAGATGCAGCaccaacaacagcaacaacagaaTCTCCAACAAAAAGTTGTT CCCCCAATGGCGACCGTCCAGGGCAACATGTCAGCCATGCCACCCCAGCAGCAACCAATAGGTCCACCTCAACAGCATGTTCCACAGCCCATGCCACCACAGAGACCCATGCCAGGCCAACAACCTCCACCACAG ATGCACCGATTACCAGTGGCATCTCCAAACTATGATCACGGATACTATGAACCTGGGATGGTAGCGATGCAG CAGCCACCGACTGTTAGCCAAGCTGTTGTATCGCCAGCGATGTCTGTTGTGTCCCAGCAGCGGTCCCCTGCACCAGGTGCTCTACAACACCAACATCAACAGCAGCAACCTCCTCCCCATCCTCAGGCAAATCAACAACAGGCTCCACAGCCCCCTCACAG TTCCCAACCTATGGCATCTCCTGCTAGTTACATGCAGCCTTCTCCAAGCCAGCCACATAGCAT tTCTCAACCTCTGGCATCACCAGCAAGTTACATGCAGCCTTCACCCAGCCAACCACATCACAT TTCTCAGTCTCTGCAGTCGCCGGCGAGTTATCTCCAACCCTCCCCTTCTCCTCAACCTCCCTCCCATGGCAGTGGTAGCGGCACTGGTGCCGGTGGTACAACAACCAGTGCTGTGCCATCTCCAGCTCAGGCATCCTCGGCATCAAGTTCAGTGAGAACACCTGCTGCAGTGCAGTCACCTGGCAGTGCTCTGAACACACCTG GGAATCCTAGTTCAGTTGGTGCTTCACCGAGCCCTAGCCAGGCAACAGGCAGAAATCCAGCAGATGACCAGGCCTACATAGAGAAATGGAAGCAACTGGCAAAGTACATCGACCCACTAACCAGAATGATCAATAAAGTCAGCAAGGATGAAG ACCGCAAGAATGAACTGAATAAAATGAAGAATCTGCTTGATATTTTACAAGATCCTAACAGAAGGATGCCAATACATACATTATTGAAATGTGAACAGGTGCTAGAGAAATTAGAGTTACAGATCAGACCG TCAACGAGTACATCCACTACGTCAACAACTCTTGCCACAGACAAACAGAGCAAACAACCACATCAACAACACATGTGTCAGCCTCTACTGGATGCCATACTACAACACATCAAATCACCCATGCTGAACCACACACTACAGAGAACATTTGGTCCCGCTATGCAGGCTATACACGGAACTCCCATTAG TTATCCAACTCCCCCAGCAAAACGTATGAAAGTAGAGAAGGAGGAGTCCAGTATACCTCATGTTGTACAGGGAGAAGTTGCCAGACTCAACTACAAGTTCAAAGTCAATCTGGACCCAGCTCATCACACAGGCAGTAAAGCTATTcatttgatatgtaaattag ATGACAAGTATTTACCGAGTGTCCCACCTATAAGTATCACTCTTCCAGAGAACTACCCACAGTCAAGTCCTCAGTGTGAACCCAACTCACCAGAATATG gTGCTACACCATTCCTCCAGTCAGTTCAAAGGACATTGACCTCTCAGTTACTGAGAATGCCGGATAGATACTCATTATCTCAAGTGTTAGATGCATGGGAGATGAGTGTCAGGCAAGCGTGTGCTTCATAA
- the LOC139145305 gene encoding mediator of RNA polymerase II transcription subunit 15-like isoform X14: MFYPYYYSKKEAEGKARQQAAAAAAAAAAASAQDPMSALQGLTAMAQQQSRPQQQPMPPASVPAPTQQLQQMAQQQLQQQQQQQYQQQQQLRMAQQAQMQAQQRQQMQQHPLQTQPPRAAILQQMQHQQQQQQNLQQKVVPPMATVQGNMSAMPPQQQPIGPPQQHVPQPMPPQRPMPGQQPPPQMHRLPVASPNYDHGYYEPGMVAMQQPPTVSQAVVSPAMSVVSQQRSPAPGALQHQHQQQQPPPHPQANQQQAPQPPHSSQPMASPASYMQPSPSQPHSISQPLASPASYMQPSPSQPHHISQPMASPVGYIPQPSPSQQHHISQSLQSPASYLQPSPSPQPPSHGSGSGTGAGGTTTSAVPSPAQASSASSSVRTPAAVQSPGSALNTPGLSSLIFSWNPSSVGASPSPSQATGRNPADDQAYIEKWKQLAKYIDPLTRMINKVSKDEDRKNELNKMKNLLDILQDPNRRMPIHTLLKCEQVLEKLELQIRPSTSTSTTSTTLATDKQSKQPHQQHMCQPLLDAILQHIKSPMLNHTLQRTFGPAMQAIHGTPISYPTPPAKRMKVEKEESSIPHVVQGEVARLNYKFKVNLDPAHHTGSKAIHLICKLDDKYLPSVPPISITLPENYPQSSPQCEPNSPEYGATPFLQSVQRTLTSQLLRMPDRYSLSQVLDAWEMSVRQACAS; encoded by the exons CCCAAGACCCAATGAGTGCACTGCAGGGACTGACTGCCATGGCACAGCAGCAAAGCCGACCGCAACAGCAGCCCATGCCGCCTGCCTCTGTTCCAGCCCCAACGCAGCAACTGCAGCAGATGGCACAGCAGCAActgcagcagcagcaacagcagcagTACCAGCAACAGCAGCAACTTCGAATGGCCCAACAAG CTCAAATGCAGGCCCAGCAGAGACAGCAAATGCAGCAACACCCTCTCCAAACCCAGCCACCGAGGGCAGCAATACTTCAACAGATGCAGCaccaacaacagcaacaacagaaTCTCCAACAAAAAGTTGTT CCCCCAATGGCGACCGTCCAGGGCAACATGTCAGCCATGCCACCCCAGCAGCAACCAATAGGTCCACCTCAACAGCATGTTCCACAGCCCATGCCACCACAGAGACCCATGCCAGGCCAACAACCTCCACCACAG ATGCACCGATTACCAGTGGCATCTCCAAACTATGATCACGGATACTATGAACCTGGGATGGTAGCGATGCAG CAGCCACCGACTGTTAGCCAAGCTGTTGTATCGCCAGCGATGTCTGTTGTGTCCCAGCAGCGGTCCCCTGCACCAGGTGCTCTACAACACCAACATCAACAGCAGCAACCTCCTCCCCATCCTCAGGCAAATCAACAACAGGCTCCACAGCCCCCTCACAG TTCCCAACCTATGGCATCTCCTGCTAGTTACATGCAGCCTTCTCCAAGCCAGCCACATAGCAT tTCTCAACCTCTGGCATCACCAGCAAGTTACATGCAGCCTTCACCCAGCCAACCACATCACAT ttctCAGCCAATGGCGTCACCAGTTGGTTATATTCCACAGCCTTCTCCCAGTCAGCAGCACCACAT TTCTCAGTCTCTGCAGTCGCCGGCGAGTTATCTCCAACCCTCCCCTTCTCCTCAACCTCCCTCCCATGGCAGTGGTAGCGGCACTGGTGCCGGTGGTACAACAACCAGTGCTGTGCCATCTCCAGCTCAGGCATCCTCGGCATCAAGTTCAGTGAGAACACCTGCTGCAGTGCAGTCACCTGGCAGTGCTCTGAACACACCTG GTCTATCCagcttaatattttcat GGAATCCTAGTTCAGTTGGTGCTTCACCGAGCCCTAGCCAGGCAACAGGCAGAAATCCAGCAGATGACCAGGCCTACATAGAGAAATGGAAGCAACTGGCAAAGTACATCGACCCACTAACCAGAATGATCAATAAAGTCAGCAAGGATGAAG ACCGCAAGAATGAACTGAATAAAATGAAGAATCTGCTTGATATTTTACAAGATCCTAACAGAAGGATGCCAATACATACATTATTGAAATGTGAACAGGTGCTAGAGAAATTAGAGTTACAGATCAGACCG TCAACGAGTACATCCACTACGTCAACAACTCTTGCCACAGACAAACAGAGCAAACAACCACATCAACAACACATGTGTCAGCCTCTACTGGATGCCATACTACAACACATCAAATCACCCATGCTGAACCACACACTACAGAGAACATTTGGTCCCGCTATGCAGGCTATACACGGAACTCCCATTAG TTATCCAACTCCCCCAGCAAAACGTATGAAAGTAGAGAAGGAGGAGTCCAGTATACCTCATGTTGTACAGGGAGAAGTTGCCAGACTCAACTACAAGTTCAAAGTCAATCTGGACCCAGCTCATCACACAGGCAGTAAAGCTATTcatttgatatgtaaattag ATGACAAGTATTTACCGAGTGTCCCACCTATAAGTATCACTCTTCCAGAGAACTACCCACAGTCAAGTCCTCAGTGTGAACCCAACTCACCAGAATATG gTGCTACACCATTCCTCCAGTCAGTTCAAAGGACATTGACCTCTCAGTTACTGAGAATGCCGGATAGATACTCATTATCTCAAGTGTTAGATGCATGGGAGATGAGTGTCAGGCAAGCGTGTGCTTCATAA
- the LOC139145305 gene encoding mediator of RNA polymerase II transcription subunit 15-like isoform X26: MFYPYYYSKKEAEGKARQQAAAAAAAAAAASAQDPMSALQGLTAMAQQQSRPQQQPMPPASVPAPTQQLQQMAQQQLQQQQQQQYQQQQQLRMAQQAQMQAQQRQQMQQHPLQTQPPRAAILQQMQHQQQQQQNLQQKVVPPMATVQGNMSAMPPQQQPIGPPQQHVPQPMPPQRPMPGQQPPPQMHRLPVASPNYDHGYYEPGMVAMQPPTVSQAVVSPAMSVVSQQRSPAPGALQHQHQQQQPPPHPQANQQQAPQPPHSSQPMASPASYMQPSPSQPHSISQPLASPASYMQPSPSQPHHISQSLQSPASYLQPSPSPQPPSHGSGSGTGAGGTTTSAVPSPAQASSASSSVRTPAAVQSPGSALNTPGNPSSVGASPSPSQATGRNPADDQAYIEKWKQLAKYIDPLTRMINKVSKDEDRKNELNKMKNLLDILQDPNRRMPIHTLLKCEQVLEKLELQIRPSTSTSTTSTTLATDKQSKQPHQQHMCQPLLDAILQHIKSPMLNHTLQRTFGPAMQAIHGTPISYPTPPAKRMKVEKEESSIPHVVQGEVARLNYKFKVNLDPAHHTGSKAIHLICKLDDKYLPSVPPISITLPENYPQSSPQCEPNSPEYGATPFLQSVQRTLTSQLLRMPDRYSLSQVLDAWEMSVRQACAS, encoded by the exons CCCAAGACCCAATGAGTGCACTGCAGGGACTGACTGCCATGGCACAGCAGCAAAGCCGACCGCAACAGCAGCCCATGCCGCCTGCCTCTGTTCCAGCCCCAACGCAGCAACTGCAGCAGATGGCACAGCAGCAActgcagcagcagcaacagcagcagTACCAGCAACAGCAGCAACTTCGAATGGCCCAACAAG CTCAAATGCAGGCCCAGCAGAGACAGCAAATGCAGCAACACCCTCTCCAAACCCAGCCACCGAGGGCAGCAATACTTCAACAGATGCAGCaccaacaacagcaacaacagaaTCTCCAACAAAAAGTTGTT CCCCCAATGGCGACCGTCCAGGGCAACATGTCAGCCATGCCACCCCAGCAGCAACCAATAGGTCCACCTCAACAGCATGTTCCACAGCCCATGCCACCACAGAGACCCATGCCAGGCCAACAACCTCCACCACAG ATGCACCGATTACCAGTGGCATCTCCAAACTATGATCACGGATACTATGAACCTGGGATGGTAGCGATGCAG CCACCGACTGTTAGCCAAGCTGTTGTATCGCCAGCGATGTCTGTTGTGTCCCAGCAGCGGTCCCCTGCACCAGGTGCTCTACAACACCAACATCAACAGCAGCAACCTCCTCCCCATCCTCAGGCAAATCAACAACAGGCTCCACAGCCCCCTCACAG TTCCCAACCTATGGCATCTCCTGCTAGTTACATGCAGCCTTCTCCAAGCCAGCCACATAGCAT tTCTCAACCTCTGGCATCACCAGCAAGTTACATGCAGCCTTCACCCAGCCAACCACATCACAT TTCTCAGTCTCTGCAGTCGCCGGCGAGTTATCTCCAACCCTCCCCTTCTCCTCAACCTCCCTCCCATGGCAGTGGTAGCGGCACTGGTGCCGGTGGTACAACAACCAGTGCTGTGCCATCTCCAGCTCAGGCATCCTCGGCATCAAGTTCAGTGAGAACACCTGCTGCAGTGCAGTCACCTGGCAGTGCTCTGAACACACCTG GGAATCCTAGTTCAGTTGGTGCTTCACCGAGCCCTAGCCAGGCAACAGGCAGAAATCCAGCAGATGACCAGGCCTACATAGAGAAATGGAAGCAACTGGCAAAGTACATCGACCCACTAACCAGAATGATCAATAAAGTCAGCAAGGATGAAG ACCGCAAGAATGAACTGAATAAAATGAAGAATCTGCTTGATATTTTACAAGATCCTAACAGAAGGATGCCAATACATACATTATTGAAATGTGAACAGGTGCTAGAGAAATTAGAGTTACAGATCAGACCG TCAACGAGTACATCCACTACGTCAACAACTCTTGCCACAGACAAACAGAGCAAACAACCACATCAACAACACATGTGTCAGCCTCTACTGGATGCCATACTACAACACATCAAATCACCCATGCTGAACCACACACTACAGAGAACATTTGGTCCCGCTATGCAGGCTATACACGGAACTCCCATTAG TTATCCAACTCCCCCAGCAAAACGTATGAAAGTAGAGAAGGAGGAGTCCAGTATACCTCATGTTGTACAGGGAGAAGTTGCCAGACTCAACTACAAGTTCAAAGTCAATCTGGACCCAGCTCATCACACAGGCAGTAAAGCTATTcatttgatatgtaaattag ATGACAAGTATTTACCGAGTGTCCCACCTATAAGTATCACTCTTCCAGAGAACTACCCACAGTCAAGTCCTCAGTGTGAACCCAACTCACCAGAATATG gTGCTACACCATTCCTCCAGTCAGTTCAAAGGACATTGACCTCTCAGTTACTGAGAATGCCGGATAGATACTCATTATCTCAAGTGTTAGATGCATGGGAGATGAGTGTCAGGCAAGCGTGTGCTTCATAA